The genome window GAGCATTCTGGGAAAGGAGTAGGCGCATCGACGAAACACTGGCTCAGATCGATCGCCGGCTAGCACAACGGGAGCTGCTGCAGTAAGCCGGCCCGTGCGCCACGTCGCCACCCGCGCAATTTCCCACGCCCCCGCTGCCGGAGACCTACGCTGCGCTGCAACAAAGCTTCCCACACTCCTGGAGCCTCCCACTGCAGGGGAAATTATACTACACCATGCAGATAGCAAAGCTACTCGAACTCCTGGAGCTTCCCACTGTAGGGGAATTATACTACGCCATGCAGCCAGCAAAGCTACCCGACCTCCTGGAGCCtcccactgcaggggaattATACTACGCCATGCAGCCAGCAAAGCTTCCCAACCTCCTGGATCCtcccactgcaggggaattGCACCATGCTGCCCAGCCCGGAACCAAAGGCTGAATAcaactttttttgggggggggggggggggggggggggcaacgacgacagcagagctccagcctgaggcctacggggaggcctcagctgtggagctcccgcctgaggtcaacatggcgacctcagagctggAGCGTGAGGCCTATGGGGAGGTCTCGGCTGTGGAGCTCCTGCACAGCGaagaagctgtcctgctgccctgccCAGGGGCGGCATCCAGTGTCCCAGTGCCGCCATCCCAGTGCCGCCGGGGGCGGCATCCAGTGTCCTAGTGCCGCCGGGGGGCGGTGCCCTGACTTTCAGTCCCGCGGGGGGTGGTGCTCCGCCAGTCTGCTGCCCGGCGGAGGCCGCCTCATTTTCCGTGGCAGCAAGTGTCAGCTTTCACGGCGTCCCAGGATCCCCGTTGGAGGAGGTTTTTGGCGCTCCGGGAGAGGCGCCTTTGAGGGGGATTCTGTTTTTGCGGCACAGCCTCAGACTGGACATgtgactttgttttggttcgCTCGCTTCCAGCTTGAGCACTGGGTTAAGTTTAAGTATGTCTTTAATTTGCCCCGGGAGTCCATGCTTTAGTTTGAttatgtttgctatttaaacccctcggtgGCTGCGCACTGcacgcagtattatagtttgttACGTTAGTTATGTCTAACGAGTACAATGATAGGTGTTAACGTTGTAGCAGgcatgtgtagcatgctagcggtcttaGCTTCGTGTCCAGTGTCAAGAAAAGCTAGTatagaccgcgctccctgtgttttgtttgtttgactatTAATAAAGACCTTGactgtagctgctgttgtgatttaTATGTGATTTAACGGTTTAAatcaatcgaatcacaagaatcttagctttctaAAGATCACATGAGTACCTTTgtacacacagaagctgtgACATAGCATAGTTTTGCAGTAAACAATGCGCTGCCAGAATTTTTACCTGACGCAGCTGCACAAAAtgggatttatttaaaaaatgcattttacttaatgttgttttattaataataaatttgtaatgaaaataatgtaacgtgttatacccaactctggtaaccagtaataaattaaacaaagtccatatttggtgtgataatttttacatttttaaaaatacactctaaaaaacactgggttaaaaacaacccaaattgtgttatttttagcccaatggctgggtaaatataggacagaacacattttgaacattaattttaacccagcaaatgggttgttttAACCCCAGAGGATAgtttaatttttacaaaaagCTGGGTTAATTTTAattcataaatgggttaatattatcaaggttatttttaccctttgaaaatgtcaaatatacaacattataaacaaaatatgtcaacatggtatctcctttatttattcccaagaaggtgttcagaaatgtattgctacaGCTGCGAAAGTAGTGTTTATATacagactttgaagtaaatgactcaaataagtcatatattttaGACGAACATGTCAgcttttgatcaaaggagacgtttattggaagtcacatgctgctgctgaagaTGGCCCCACATGATGCAGCTTAAAGACCattgagattgctgaggatggtaccactttaGGTACGTGTAGTGTGGGTGTGTTATTGAGGCCATATATGGATGCATAGTGTGGGTGTGTTATTGAGTCCATATATGGACGcgtagtgtgagtgtgttattgAGTCTATGTCCATATACAGATGCATAGTGTTGGTATATTATTGAGTCCATATACGGACGTgtagtgttggtgtgttattgaGTCCATATATGGACGCGTAGTGTGGGTGTGTTATTGACTCCATATATGGACACATACTGTGGGTGTGTTATTGAGTCCATATATGGATGCGTAGTGTGGGTGTGTTATTGAGTCCATATACGGATGTGTAGTGTGGGTGTGTTATTGAGTCCATGTCCATATACAGATGAGTAATGTTCGTATGTCATTGAGTCCATATACGGACGCGTAGTGTGGGTGTGTTAttgagtccatatatggaaGCGTAGTGTGGGTGTATTATTGAGTTCATATATGGACACGTAGTGTGGGTGTATTATTGAGTCCATATACGGACGTGTAGTGTGATAGTGTTATTGAGTCCATATATGGATGCGTAGTTTGGGTGTATTATTGAGTCCATATATGGACGCGTAGTGTGGGTGTGTTATTGAGTCCATATATGGATGCgtagtgtgggtgtgtggaacttgagtgcatgtgagtgtatgtgtgttaacATATTAATGAGGGATTAAGGTTTGAATACGTTTTAGATAAAAGTGAAAAGCATTCAAGGGACATTGGAAAAGTGTTTTCTTCCAGTGAGTAATATTGTTTGGTCATTTTTCTGGTTGTTGTCGATGTGATCCAGAAAAGGAGACTGAAAGTATGTTACACAGTGGAAAGGTTTTCCCAGTTACTTGGAGTGTCAATAGTTAGACttgggaaattattcatttgtgTGTTATTGAGTCCATATATGGACGTGTAGTATGGGCGTGTTATCGAGTCAATATGTGGACGCCTTGAGTGGGCGTGTTATTGAGTCCATATATGGACGTGTAGTGTGGGCATGTTATCGTGTCAATATGTGGACGCGTTGAGTGGGTGTGTTATTGAGTCCATGTATGGATGTGTAGTGTGGGTGTGTTATTGAGTCAATATGTGGACGCGTTGATTGGGCGTGTTATTGAGTCCATATATGGACACGCAGCTTGGGTGTGTTATTGAGTGCATACCTGGACGCGTAGTGTGGGTGTGTTATTGAGTCCATGTCCATATATGGACGTGTAGTGTGGGTGTGTTATTGACTCCATGTCCATATATGGACGCGTAGTGTGGGTGTGTTATTGAGTCCATGTCCATATATGGATGCGTAGTGTGGGTGTGTTATTGAGTGCATATATGGACGCATAGTGTGGGTTTGTAGAACTTGAGTgcatgtgagtgtatgtgtgttaacATGTTAATGAGGGATTAAAGTTTGAATGCGTTTTAGATAAAAGTGAAAAGCATTCAAGGGGCATTGGAAAAGTGTTTTCTTCCAGTGAGTAATATTGTTTGGTCATTCTTCTAGTTGTTGTCGACGTGATCCAGAAAAGAAGACTGGAGGTACATTACCTGGTGGAAAAGTTTTTCCAATTATTTGGAGTGTCAGTAGTTAGATTTgggaaattattcattgtcATAAAGAATAATGAAACTCATGCTTGTCAAACATAgatttggcttatttttcttggATAATGAAAGCTGAGAGGTCCCTAAtgttatataatttaatgtacatgaaatgtgtataaagttttttaaattgtggagattggttgttttgttttcaaaccCATCTTTTATCCTTTCTTGTGCTCTAGGTCAGAAATCTGTTAACAAAGctcgtccaaaaaaaaaaaaaaaacaagctcgtccagaatcaagggtatgtaaacttttgaacggggtaattttttaaaataaatttagctattatcttgtcttgtggactgttAATTGTTTTAGGACAGtgaataatcattttaatcctTTTTTAATCTGgtagtttaaaaatattttaaaacttttgCAAAATATGTTTTATGTGCATTAAATTAAAAGCAGAACTTTATGTTGGACTGATTGAGATCAACTTTTTGgggtttataatatttaattgtAATTACAACTTGATTAAATGATGattttttgtaaatgtgtgGTGTAAAGGTTTAAATGCATTAAACACTAACTAAGCCCAATATGCAACAGTCCTGCTTTAATCCCAATTATAAACCACGGTGTTTAATGCAAGCACtgtaacacaaaacaaaacatagacatgtttatgaatgaacattaaaaatcattcaactactatatatatatatatatatatatatatatatatatatatatatatatatatatatatatatatatatatataaaatactagGGAAAGAAatattactgaagatgaaagaatgaatgcatTTCAGAAACAttcattacaaatgaacagCCTCCATATTAGTTTCAGCAAAGTAAAGATAGGTGactgagtttttaaaaaatttttatttagaatttagaaCTTCGAATGTATTGCGTCACAATAGCAAAAAACCCTATATAAGAGCAGACTCGTCTAACTACAACAGCTGCTGATCTGCTTCATTTACATCTCGAACTTTCACCGTACGCAGTGGCGCAGGAAAACTGGATGGAACATCTGTTCGGAGCAGGAGAAACGGAGCCTACTTTCGGTGACAGGTATGTGGACTCCACACGCGACTATGTGAGCAGGGGAGATATTAGAAACAGATATAGGAGACAAGTATATGACTGTGTGTACAACTAAATACAGAACtgaaataggaaaaaaaattctttgttttttaatataatttcctAAAGTATAAAACTGTAATGCAAACGATTATCAGCTGGATACAGTATTCCCCTCataacactgactacgtttacatggacagcagtaatctaattattgaccttattctaagacaatattctgattaaagtgtttacatgagttgcttttagaatattcctttcatgtccctgttttacatgttatagaacacagatcgattaacggcacacgccATTACGTCACCGAGCCATATTGTCCGacgaatttcacgtatcaacatacagttggtcttcgttatggtaccatatacagttttgggcatttcaattttaatttttacgaacgcttcaagtgcagttatttatttgtcatgctgtacgtgcaaagcTACTGCTTGtagctgtgggctgcgtcccaaaccgcatctGTAATACCGTCTGTAATAGacgtcgataatgtgactaaaacaggagtactccacatgtcttaattcgatttgtgtttacttcgagtataactttaatcagattaatataataaaaaattgctgtttacatggtagtttcttaataagagtattgtcttaatcgggttaatattggattattgttgtccatgtaaacatactgactgacTTCATGtacacacaggcagacacacatAGCAGGCTGCTACACTAAATGTTTTGGGCATTGACATAGTTATAGGTAGGCTATCTATAGTCTATATTGGTTCAATAGGTGGGGGTAATGCTGTCCAGAAGAGTGCCTCTGTAGGTGTATAAAGTTAGCCCACCCCCCAAATTAGATGTAGATTTTGCACTGTACAGCTCTGCTCTAAACGCGTGCTGTGGTTTATGGCTCTTTTGAATCCGTTTACAGTTCCAAGGCAGTCACGTGGCCGCAGGCGTCATTGGTCACGTGTTTATGGCAGAAGGAATCAAACACTCAAAGTAAGTTGTTGTATTTTTAGACACACACCTCGGAGAGCTCAGTGTCAAGGGTGACGTCACAAGAACGTACTGTCCCTCACAAGACATCATTAGGTAAGCGATTATTTGTTGTATTATTTCGATTGTGCAAACTCGCTTTTCCGGGTCCAACCATTCTTATTTGTTCTCTAGTGAAACGCCTAATGAACACACCATGTCGGATCCCTGCACCTCGACTGGCTGGTGCAGGTCAGATAACCGACTACCTTTACATCAGCAGCGGCAAGACGGCCAAAGACAGCTCGGTTTTAACTCGCCTCAAAATCAACTGCATCATTAACGCTACACATGAGATGGACGCGATGTGCATTCCTTCTGTTGAATATCTTCATGTGCCGGTCGCTGACTCTCCTGCAGCTCAACTCCAAGAATATTTTGACATCGTCGCAGACAAAATACACGCGGTTAGTGCGCAGCGCGGTCGAGTGTTAGTACACTGCTGTGCAGGCGTGAGCCGTTCCGCGACGCTTTGTCTCGCCTACCTCCTGAAATATCGCGATATGTCGCTGATGGACGCGCACGCGCTGGTCAGGGCCTGCAGGCCAATCATTCGACCTAACTGCGGTTTCTGGAAACAGCTAATTGATTACGAGCTCAATTTACGTGGAACGAATTCTGTAATGATGGTGGCTTCACCCTTGGGACAAATTCCAGACGTGTATGAGAAGAACACTAGAAACTTTATACCAGTTTAAAACTGGCATAGCCTCTAAATGCCACCTGTTGAAATTTTATGCAGTTTAGTgatgttttacaaaaaaaaaatagtttatatgaaaatacattcattcattcctatTCAGTaatctcctttctttctctagtGTTTTAAATGACCATTCCCTAGTCTTTGGTAAATTACTGATTTACCAAAGGATGGCAAATGTGAATCATCACAATGTTCACCTGGTTTAACTTGTATTTCATGTATGCTTTTATGTAATTCATGTATGTAACATATTTTCTGCCATATATTCCCTGAAACAGTTGAAAAACAGATGTTTTCAAATTCAGCTACTGTTTGTTGTCCTTTGTGTCTGAAGTACTTGCGATATTAAAGGTGAGGTCAGGGATTCATAAGTAAGCATTATTATGTTATTTGGCAATGTTTTCATATTCCATCAACTGTTCAGAGGGGATTACAAATCGTCTAAGAATAGACAATCTCTTGGGTCCATTCCAGAAAGCATCCATTGAAAGTTATCTTGATAACCTCttcagtgtatatatgcatatccagttatatataaatttgtcTTTTACCCTTCTGGTTTTCTTTAATGCACATTGAATGTTGTAGCCTTTTTCAGATGGTGAATATCTTGGATAAGGTTATTGGACAtgtaattttgttttttatttaataaagtatttaaGTCTAAAAACTGCATAATTGATCagtattcatacacacacactacacattttTCAGAGTGCACGCTACATATGTTAACAAGGTACACCTGTGTTAACTTTAAATACACTTGTGTCCAATTGTATAAATATCTCTGGATTTAGGAAGTCTCATAGCTAAAATGGCAGATCAGATCAATCCAGCTGTCATGAAGACCAAAGAACTGTGCATGAAGCTTAAAGATGAAGTTGTTAGGAGGCAAAGATAGAGAAGGTTATTAAATCATTGCCAGTGTTTGAACCTTTGAGCACTGTGAAAGCCATTACAacaaagtggggaaaaatatgGCACAACCCAGTCACCACTATGATCAGGCCAAACTGAAAGCTTGGAAGAAGGGCAATTGTCAGAGAAGTGTCCAAGAGTCCAACACTGAAGGCATTACAGATCTCACTGGCTGAAACTAGAACCTGTGCAGACCTCAAAAACATCAGCTCTACTCGGATCTGTCCTCTATGGAACAGTGGCCAGAGGAAGccacttttttcaaaattgaaaATACTAGATAAAGAATTCAGACTATaaatttaaaaccagacagtctTATAACGAACTCTGTTgataataatatagcaatatctgaTCAacaattagaatgttttactccccttagagagacagaactaatttaattaatttcttcatcaaaatcatcaacttatATGTTAGATACCTTACCCAtatgtttcttcaaacagattattccagaagtaatcatacccttctaaaaataataaattcttcctgattaaaatgataaattattattaattattctgattaaaaaacctgactgccagctataggccaatatcaaacctCCCCTTTATCTCCCAGATCtgagaaaaggttgtagcactgCAGCTATGCTCATACCTACATATGAATAACATTCCTGAAATGTGTCTGTCAGAATTTTCagtaggcctcatcatagcacagagacagtgcAGGTTGAAGTAGTATACGACCTACTACtagcctctgatcagggttgtgtctccttgcttgggTACTTGACACAATCAGTTCATAGATGTAAACAGTGACTTCATGCATGCCAATACACTAATTATACCTTTAAGTGGTAGTATAAGGGGCAATGACATGTTTTGTCTCTGACAGAGACACTGTAGTGATGACACATGAGGTTATGACACTACCGTACATTTCACAGCTGTAATTAGGGGCCCAATTTGCATAGACAATGTAGTGATTCACTTAAATATACACGTAAACCGACTCCACTATTTTATTTCCCCAACTTTGGTGAGAATTCAGGAGTGGTACATTACACTACTTGCCACTATTACAGAACCAGTTAGCTAAATGTACAAATGAAATACCAGGGTATTCCCCATGGAAAGCACACATGGTTTTGAAATCACaaattccacatggttttgtttgctttgtatgttttattttaagatCTTGTCACATGACAGTACAAGTGAAACCAAGTTAGTGCAAGAGCTGTTTGTGAGCCACTTCCTTTTTCCACTACATTAAAATTTGTATTTGCAAATTGCCATGGTATAAACAGAATAACACACTTTACTGTATTAAGATAATAAGCCACGCCAGGGCGGTGTTCCACAGACCAGCATGAAGCATCCAGTGTGAAGCCTGTAGCTCAGAGGTTGGGAACGTTTTCAGCTGGCAGTGCCATAAAAGCCAAACAAGTctttaaagattttttctttaatgagCCAGAGAAAAGTTAACATATTTTTGACGTTTTATATAtgtcttcttcttattatagttattatcttTACTATTATTGCATAGTTATAAAAAGT of Ictalurus punctatus breed USDA103 chromosome 22, Coco_2.0, whole genome shotgun sequence contains these proteins:
- the zgc:153044 gene encoding dual specificity protein phosphatase 18, which translates into the protein MNTPCRIPAPRLAGAGQITDYLYISSGKTAKDSSVLTRLKINCIINATHEMDAMCIPSVEYLHVPVADSPAAQLQEYFDIVADKIHAVSAQRGRVLVHCCAGVSRSATLCLAYLLKYRDMSLMDAHALVRACRPIIRPNCGFWKQLIDYELNLRGTNSVMMVASPLGQIPDVYEKNTRNFIPV